A part of Solibacillus sp. FSL H8-0538 genomic DNA contains:
- a CDS encoding NfeD family protein produces MKKAKGISWIFILVLSFTLVLPTMTAFASDKVYHVPIEAEVEKGLKAFLERAFKEATENNAEAIVLEIHTPGGFVDAATDIGKLIDEAPIKVIAFINSKAHSAGAFIALHADEIYMVPNGTIGAAAVIDSAGNAADEKANSAWLAQMRAAAETSGRDPKYALAMANKRIDIPELAPVGELLTLSADEALEVGYSEGTASSLEDVLVLADLKGSEVIGMEPTLSEQVARIITNPVVVPILLSLASLGLVLELYSPGFGVPGLVGLSSLGLFFFGHTIAGFAGYETIILFVIGLVLVVAEFFVPGAIVGLIGGALIIISLLFSGASLVHMAYSILIAMFIAVIGMVIIMKFFGKKLHVFNKLVLRDATTTEEGYVSNQNRIELIGKVGTSLTPLRPSGVIEVDQERIDAVSEGSYVDAGKKVEIIKVEGSRIVARELKERVEE; encoded by the coding sequence ATGAAAAAGGCAAAAGGAATTAGTTGGATTTTCATTCTCGTTCTATCTTTCACATTAGTTCTTCCGACAATGACCGCATTTGCGAGTGATAAGGTGTACCATGTACCGATTGAAGCGGAGGTAGAAAAAGGGTTAAAGGCATTTTTAGAGCGTGCGTTTAAAGAAGCGACCGAAAATAATGCAGAAGCCATTGTGTTGGAAATACATACACCAGGTGGTTTTGTAGATGCTGCAACGGATATTGGGAAGCTGATTGATGAAGCTCCTATAAAAGTAATCGCATTTATTAATTCGAAAGCGCATTCAGCAGGTGCATTTATTGCGCTGCATGCCGATGAAATTTATATGGTACCTAATGGAACAATTGGCGCAGCGGCGGTAATCGACTCAGCAGGTAATGCGGCAGATGAAAAGGCAAATAGCGCTTGGCTAGCACAAATGAGGGCAGCGGCAGAAACGTCTGGTCGTGATCCGAAATATGCTCTAGCCATGGCGAATAAACGAATTGATATACCGGAACTAGCACCAGTAGGCGAACTTTTAACGCTTTCGGCAGATGAGGCGTTAGAAGTAGGATATTCAGAAGGGACTGCGAGCTCACTGGAAGATGTGTTAGTATTAGCAGATTTAAAGGGTAGTGAAGTCATTGGCATGGAACCTACACTTTCGGAGCAAGTAGCACGAATAATAACCAATCCGGTTGTCGTTCCTATTTTGTTATCACTTGCAAGCCTTGGTTTAGTGCTTGAGTTATATTCACCAGGCTTTGGTGTACCGGGTCTTGTTGGCTTATCTTCTTTAGGGCTGTTTTTCTTCGGCCATACAATTGCAGGTTTTGCTGGCTACGAAACAATTATATTATTTGTTATTGGGCTAGTATTAGTTGTGGCAGAGTTTTTCGTTCCTGGTGCGATTGTCGGCCTAATTGGTGGAGCACTTATTATTATTAGCTTATTATTTTCTGGTGCGAGCCTCGTTCATATGGCGTACTCAATTTTAATTGCAATGTTTATTGCAGTAATAGGAATGGTGATTATTATGAAGTTCTTCGGAAAAAAACTGCATGTCTTTAATAAGCTTGTCTTGAGGGATGCGACAACAACAGAAGAGGGCTATGTGTCCAATCAAAATCGCATCGAGCTTATTGGTAAAGTCGGTACTTCATTAACTCCATTGCGACCTTCAGGTGTTATTGAAGTCGATCAAGAACGAATCGATGCAGTTTCTGAAGGAAGCTATGTTGATGCTGGCAAGAAAGTAGAGATTATTAAAGTTGAAGGCTCGCGTATTGTTGCGCGAGAACTAAAAGAGAGAGTGGAGGAATAA
- the rpsU gene encoding 30S ribosomal protein S21 — MSKTVVRKNESLEDALRRFKRTVSKSGTIQEVRKREFYEKPSVKRKKKSEAARKRKW; from the coding sequence ATGTCAAAAACTGTCGTTCGCAAAAACGAATCGCTTGAAGATGCTCTTCGCCGCTTCAAACGTACTGTATCAAAAAGTGGTACAATTCAAGAAGTTAGAAAGCGCGAGTTCTACGAAAAACCTAGCGTTAAACGTAAAAAGAAATCAGAAGCTGCACGTAAACGTAAGTGGTAA
- the floA gene encoding flotillin-like protein FloA (flotillin-like protein involved in membrane lipid rafts) — protein MVIDAAAITLIIVIVVAFVILSVFFTFVPVALWISALAAGVRVSIFTLIGMRLRRVIPSRIVNPLIKAHKAGIDVTINQLESHYLAGGNVDRVVNALIAAHRANIELTFERAAAIDLAGRDVLEAVQMSVNPKVIETPFIAGVAMNGIEVKAKARITVRANLDRLVGGAGEETIVARVGEGIVSTLGSSESHSKVLENPDLISQTVLAKGLDSGTAFEILSIDIADVDIGKNIGAELQMEQAQADKNIAQAKAEERRAMAVANEQEMVAKVQEMKAKVVEAEAEVPMAMAEALRSGNFGIMDYMNYKNIQADTSMRESISKVSTDKPDSTSK, from the coding sequence ATGGTTATTGATGCAGCAGCGATTACGCTTATTATTGTCATTGTAGTAGCGTTCGTCATATTATCTGTATTTTTCACATTTGTTCCAGTTGCGCTATGGATTAGTGCACTTGCAGCAGGTGTTCGCGTAAGTATTTTCACATTAATTGGGATGCGCTTACGTCGTGTTATCCCGTCACGTATCGTTAATCCATTAATTAAAGCTCATAAAGCAGGTATTGACGTGACAATTAACCAGTTAGAGTCTCACTATTTAGCGGGTGGTAATGTAGACCGCGTAGTCAATGCATTAATCGCAGCGCACCGTGCAAACATTGAATTAACATTTGAACGTGCAGCAGCAATTGACCTTGCTGGACGTGACGTATTAGAAGCAGTTCAAATGTCGGTAAACCCAAAAGTGATCGAAACGCCATTTATCGCTGGTGTTGCGATGAACGGTATTGAAGTAAAAGCAAAGGCACGTATTACAGTGCGCGCAAACTTAGACCGTTTAGTCGGTGGTGCTGGAGAAGAAACAATTGTTGCCCGTGTTGGTGAAGGGATTGTAAGTACTTTGGGTTCTTCTGAGTCACACTCGAAAGTATTAGAAAATCCAGACTTAATTTCACAAACGGTTCTAGCAAAAGGGTTAGACTCCGGTACAGCATTTGAAATTCTATCGATTGATATCGCGGACGTTGATATCGGTAAAAACATCGGGGCCGAGCTTCAAATGGAGCAAGCACAGGCAGATAAAAACATCGCCCAAGCAAAAGCAGAGGAACGTCGTGCAATGGCCGTAGCGAATGAACAAGAGATGGTCGCGAAAGTCCAAGAAATGAAGGCAAAAGTAGTAGAAGCAGAAGCAGAAGTTCCAATGGCAATGGCGGAAGCATTACGTTCAGGCAACTTTGGAATTATGGACTATATGAACTATAAAAATATTCAAGCGGATACATCAATGCGTGAATCGATTTCAAAAGTATCAACAGATAAGCCGGATTCAACGTCGAAGTGA